One window of the Vigna radiata var. radiata cultivar VC1973A chromosome 1, Vradiata_ver6, whole genome shotgun sequence genome contains the following:
- the LOC106774576 gene encoding protein NRT1/ PTR FAMILY 5.8, translating to MAGGQRQQRLNKSCILLIAIAGIERFAFKGVASNLVTYLTDVVNLSNSSAAKMVNSWVGFTSIMPLLVAPIADAYWHKYSTIMVSSFLYFVGLVALTTTALARSWHHRNRTMSSSFLSLSLYLISLGQGGYNPSLQAFGADQLGEEEELPCSKDDKSYNKKTLFFQWWYFGVCSGSLLGVTVMSYIQDTFGWVLGFAIPAISMIMSILIFSGGSPIYLYKQHEVLEAKKPIMNIFQTIKASALRCFHCEITLPNDKSEVLELELQEKPLCPENLESLKDLNDDSRSGMYLLKNVKVMVRLLPIWTMLLMFAVIFQQPATFFTKQGMTMKRNIGADFKIPPATLQSAITLSIILLMPLYDKIFIPIAQVITRQDKGISVMQRMGIGMVLSIIAMVIAALVETRRLEIGRQMRSAGLHSETVPLSIFWLLPQYILLGISDIFTVVGMQEFFYGEVPRTMRTMGIALYTSVFGVGSFVSALLITLVEVYTSSKGIPSWFCDDMVEARLDNYYWLLSWLSAVSLLLYALLCKYYLKKSDSDSEY from the exons ATGGCAGGTGGACAGAGACAGCAGAGGCTCAATAAGTCATGCATTCTTCTCATAG CCATTGCAGGAATAGAGAGGTTTGCATTCAAGGGGGTGGCATCTAATCTGGTGACATACCTAACTGATGTTGTGAACTTGAGCAACTCATCTGCAGCAAAAATGGTTAACAGTTGGGTAGGCTTTACTTCCATAATGCCTTTGCTGGTGGCACCCATTGCCGACGCATATTGGCACAAATATTCCACCATAATGGTCTCATCTTTCCTGTATTTTGTG GGACTTGTAGCATTAACAACAACAGCATTAGCAAGGTCATGGCATCACAGAAACAGAACAATGTCTTCTTCAtttctctctctgtctctctacTTAATTTCATTAGGCCAAGGTGGATATAACCCATCTCTGCAAGCCTTTGGAGCAGATCAACTTGGCGAGGAGGAAGAATTGCCTTGTAGCAAAGATGATAAAAGTTACAACAAAAAAACTCTATTCTTCCAGTGGTGGTATTTTGGTGTTTGCAGTGGAAGCCTTCTGGGTGTTACAGTCATGTCCTACATCCAGGACACTTTTGGATGGGTGCTAGGATTTGCCATCCCTGCTATTTCAATGATTATGTCCATTTTGATTTTCTCTGGTGGAAGCcctatatatctatataaacAGCATGAGGTCCTTGAAGCTAAGAAGCCCATCATGAACATTTTTCAAACCATAAAAGCTTCTGCATTGAGATGTTTCCATTGTGAAATTACCCTACCTAATGACAAGTCTGAAGTTCTGGAGCTAGA gCTTCAAGAGAAACCCCTTTGTCCTGAAAACTTGGAAAGCCTGAAGGATTTGAATGATGATTCTAGAAGTGGCATGTATCTGCTAAAAAATGTCAAGGTTATGGTGAGGCTTTTGCCCATATGGACAATGCTTCTAATGTTTGCAGTGATTTTCCAGCAGCCTGCCACATTTTTCACAAAACAAGGCATGACCATGAAGAGGAACATTGGTGCAGATTTCAAGATCCCACCAGCCACACTCCAAAGTGCTATAACATTGTCCATAATACTACTGATGCCACTGTACGACAAAATATTCATACCAATCGCTCAGGTGATTACTAGGCAGGACAAGGGTATAAGTGTGATGCAAAGGATGGGAATTGGAATGGTTCTCTCAATCATAGCCATGGTTATTGCAGCTCTAGTTGAGACTAGAAGGCTTGAGATTGGAAGGCAAATGAGAAGTGCAGGATTACATTCAGAGACAGTGCCTCTAAGCATTTTCTGGCTGCTACCACAGTACATTCTTCTTGGCATCTCAGACATTTTCACTGTTGTTGGCATGCAAGAGTTCTTCTATGGGGAAGTTCCCAGGACAATGAGAACAATGGGAATTGCCTTGTACACCAGTGTTTTTGGGGTTGGAAGCTTTGTGAGTGCACTGCTGATCACACTAGTTGAAGTTTACACAAGTTCAAAGGGAATACCAAGCTGGTTCTGTGATGATATGGTTGAAGCACGTTTGGACAATTACTATTGGCTTCTATCATGGTTAAGTGCAGTGAGTCTGCTACTGTATGCACTCTTGTGTAAATATTACCTCAAGAAGAGCGATTCAGATAGTGAATATTGA